A genome region from Sporosarcina sp. ANT_H38 includes the following:
- a CDS encoding metalloregulator ArsR/SmtB family transcription factor, with translation MDSRLTTKEKLLNLLKKETKMTVNQMAQALTITEMAVRKHLNILDRDSFIHISEVKQPLGRPIQVFSLTPQADVLFPKSYDNLTVDFLNDLQEIQGDEIIDRLFEKRSKRLADNYSPYMKNIVSNDEMVETLKNIQIEKGYMADVIKIDHNIFELIEHNCPIFEVSKKFKQACNCETNMFKEVLKTNSIRRTSCKADGENHCHFLINFNESSQSKDSASV, from the coding sequence ATGGATTCACGTTTAACAACAAAAGAAAAATTACTTAATTTATTGAAAAAAGAAACTAAAATGACTGTCAATCAAATGGCCCAAGCATTAACTATCACAGAAATGGCTGTCAGAAAACACCTGAATATCCTCGATAGAGACTCTTTTATTCATATCTCTGAAGTAAAGCAACCCCTAGGTCGACCGATTCAAGTTTTTTCATTAACACCGCAAGCGGATGTACTTTTCCCTAAAAGTTATGATAATCTTACTGTTGATTTTCTTAATGACCTTCAGGAGATTCAAGGGGACGAAATAATTGATCGTCTATTTGAAAAGAGAAGTAAGCGATTAGCTGATAATTACTCTCCCTATATGAAAAATATAGTATCAAACGATGAAATGGTTGAGACACTAAAAAATATTCAAATTGAAAAAGGCTATATGGCCGATGTAATTAAAATAGATCATAATATATTTGAATTAATTGAACATAATTGTCCTATTTTTGAGGTATCTAAAAAGTTTAAGCAAGCATGTAATTGTGAGACGAATATGTTTAAAGAAGTACTGAAGACGAATAGTATAAGAAGAACAAGTTGTAAAGCTGATGGAGAAAACCATTGTCATTTTCTTATAAATTTTAATGAGTCTTCACAAAGTAAAGATAGCGCATCCGTATAA